In Flavobacteriaceae bacterium, the following proteins share a genomic window:
- a CDS encoding DNA helicase UvrD codes for MNSTTFNIYNASAGSGKTYTIVKEYLKICFSSTYKEPYKHILAITFTNKAVAEMKERIINTLKTFATEAILESSDDMFLELCKELNIEAKTLHQKSKTLLNNIVHNYAAFDISTIDKFTQKLIRTFAFDLQIPINFEVELDTDMLLKEAVDALIANAGKDKILTKVLVDFAIEKADDDKSWDVSYDFNKIAQLLVSENDIPFISALKNKTPEDFKALKNTLKQYIISSERTIVEKSNDVLTLIEECGLQYNDFSGSYLPKHFNNLANKKFNINFEAKWQEDIENKVLYPKRVENNIASVIEEIQSQLTSAFNETKALVFQYRFFNVFYKNVTPLSVISAINKEINIIKQDRNLILISEFNAIISEQIKDQPTPFIYERIGEKFKHYFIDEFQDTSVLQWENLIPLLDNSLSGEQTSVTLVGDAKQAIYRWRGGKAEQFIGLYEHDNPFFIEKQNKQLPNNYRSYSQIVNFNNQFFKTLSGFAFSDSVYENLYQQSSQNIKKDKEGYVNISFLNIEKEDNKDLLYSQKVVETIEECLSNGFQLKDITILVRKKKEGVAIANYLTDEVGIDIISSETLLISNSPEVSFIINLLKFLFRPKDNEIKILLLKYLANHKFNITDKHHFYSAHINLEIKILFDKLKDYGISFNYNEALQLPLYETIEAIIQSFHLVKASDAYVQFFLDVVLDYSQKHLSSILDFVDYFESKKDSLSIVSPEGNNAIQIMTIHKAKGLEFPIVIFPYADLDIYREREPKEWLPINPEDYNGFTNAFLNYSKDFENYGDHGQQIYEKHQAELELDNINLLYVALTRAIEQLFIISSRPSKEGNLKLYSGLFINYLKHIGEWNDNTTSFCFGSSKKESVSEKSFNNTIEQKLFISTPKKDHNIKIVTSSGYLWDTNQQEAIEKGNLIHHIMSKIKTEIDIDMTFNSFLNSGFINARQFQSLKKIVINIAQHPELKDYFNSNYTIYNEKDIITKTGVSLRPDRLVINDKNEVIIIDYKTGLSNPKYQEQLQDYQDALEDMGFIVIKKVLIYINDSLEIKEV; via the coding sequence TTGAATTCTACCACATTCAATATTTATAATGCTTCCGCTGGAAGTGGTAAAACATATACCATAGTAAAAGAGTATTTAAAAATTTGTTTTAGCTCTACTTACAAAGAACCCTACAAGCATATTTTAGCAATTACTTTTACAAATAAAGCTGTTGCAGAAATGAAAGAACGTATTATTAATACACTAAAAACATTTGCTACTGAAGCTATTTTAGAATCGTCTGACGATATGTTTTTAGAATTATGTAAAGAATTAAATATTGAAGCAAAAACACTGCATCAAAAATCAAAAACTCTTTTAAACAATATTGTTCATAATTATGCTGCATTTGATATTTCTACGATCGATAAATTTACTCAAAAACTAATTAGAACTTTCGCATTCGATTTACAAATTCCAATAAATTTCGAAGTTGAATTAGATACTGATATGCTTTTAAAAGAAGCTGTAGATGCTTTAATAGCTAATGCAGGTAAAGATAAAATACTCACTAAGGTTTTAGTGGATTTTGCAATTGAAAAAGCTGATGATGATAAAAGTTGGGATGTCTCTTACGATTTTAATAAAATAGCTCAGCTTCTTGTTAGTGAAAATGACATTCCATTTATAAGTGCTTTAAAAAATAAAACTCCTGAAGATTTTAAAGCCCTAAAAAACACTCTTAAACAATATATTATTTCTTCTGAAAGAACAATTGTTGAAAAATCTAACGATGTATTAACTTTAATTGAAGAATGTGGTTTACAATACAATGATTTTTCTGGAAGTTATCTTCCTAAACATTTTAATAATCTAGCAAACAAAAAATTTAATATCAATTTTGAAGCTAAGTGGCAGGAAGATATTGAAAATAAAGTTCTATATCCTAAACGAGTAGAAAATAATATCGCCTCTGTTATAGAAGAAATTCAATCACAATTAACCTCTGCTTTTAATGAAACCAAAGCATTAGTGTTTCAGTATCGTTTTTTTAATGTGTTCTATAAAAATGTGACACCATTATCTGTTATAAGTGCTATAAACAAAGAGATTAATATAATAAAACAAGATAGAAATCTAATATTAATTTCAGAGTTTAATGCTATTATTAGTGAGCAGATAAAAGATCAGCCCACTCCTTTTATTTATGAGCGTATAGGCGAGAAGTTCAAACATTATTTTATAGATGAGTTTCAAGATACTTCTGTATTACAATGGGAGAATTTAATCCCTCTTTTAGATAATTCTCTCTCCGGAGAGCAAACTAGTGTTACTTTAGTAGGCGATGCAAAACAAGCTATTTATAGGTGGCGAGGTGGGAAAGCAGAACAATTTATAGGTTTATATGAACATGACAATCCTTTTTTTATAGAAAAACAAAATAAACAACTTCCTAATAATTATAGGAGTTACTCACAAATAGTTAATTTTAATAATCAATTTTTTAAAACATTATCTGGTTTTGCATTTAGTGATAGTGTTTATGAGAATTTATATCAACAAAGTTCTCAAAACATAAAAAAAGATAAGGAAGGGTATGTAAATATTTCGTTTTTAAATATTGAAAAAGAAGATAACAAAGATCTTTTATATTCTCAAAAAGTAGTAGAAACTATTGAAGAATGTTTGTCCAATGGATTTCAACTTAAAGATATTACCATACTCGTTAGGAAGAAAAAAGAAGGTGTTGCTATTGCTAATTATTTAACAGATGAAGTTGGAATAGATATTATCTCATCCGAAACATTATTAATTTCAAACTCTCCTGAGGTTAGTTTTATTATTAACCTATTAAAATTTTTATTTCGACCTAAAGACAATGAAATAAAAATTTTACTTCTTAAGTATTTAGCCAATCATAAATTTAATATTACAGATAAACATCATTTTTATAGTGCACATATTAATTTAGAAATTAAAATATTATTTGATAAACTTAAGGATTATGGTATTAGTTTTAATTATAACGAAGCATTGCAATTACCATTATATGAAACTATAGAAGCCATTATTCAATCATTTCATCTTGTTAAGGCTTCTGATGCTTATGTTCAGTTTTTCTTGGATGTTGTTTTAGACTACTCTCAAAAACATTTATCAAGTATCTTGGACTTCGTTGATTATTTTGAATCTAAAAAAGATAGCTTAAGTATTGTATCGCCCGAAGGAAATAATGCGATACAAATTATGACCATTCATAAAGCCAAAGGGTTGGAGTTTCCTATAGTGATTTTTCCTTATGCCGATCTAGATATTTATCGAGAACGTGAGCCAAAAGAATGGTTACCTATAAATCCTGAAGATTATAATGGGTTTACCAATGCATTTTTAAATTACTCTAAAGATTTTGAAAATTATGGGGATCATGGTCAGCAAATTTATGAAAAACATCAAGCTGAATTAGAGCTCGATAATATTAATTTACTCTATGTTGCTCTAACTCGAGCTATCGAGCAATTATTTATTATTAGTAGCCGTCCTTCAAAAGAAGGCAATTTAAAATTATATTCTGGACTGTTTATTAATTATTTAAAGCATATAGGGGAATGGAATGATAATACTACTTCTTTCTGTTTTGGAAGCTCTAAAAAAGAATCTGTTTCTGAGAAATCATTTAATAATACTATTGAGCAAAAGCTATTTATTTCGACTCCTAAAAAAGATCACAATATTAAGATAGTAACCAGTTCAGGTTATTTATGGGACACTAACCAGCAAGAAGCCATTGAAAAAGGAAATTTGATTCATCATATTATGTCAAAAATTAAGACTGAAATTGATATTGATATGACTTTTAATTCATTTTTAAATTCTGGTTTTATAAATGCAAGACAATTTCAATCTCTTAAAAAAATTGTTATTAATATTGCTCAGCACCCCGAATTAAAAGATTATTTTAATTCAAATTATACCATTTATAATGAAAAGGATATTATAACTAAAACGGGAGTGAGTTTACGTCCTGATCGACTAGTTATAAACGATAAAAATGAAGTAATAATTATAGATTACAAAACAGGATTATCAAACCCAAAATACCAAGAACAGCTACAAGATTATCAAGATGCACTTGAAGATATGGGGTTTATAGTTATAAAAAAAGTACTTATTTATATAAATGATTCATTAGAAATAAAAGAAGTTTAA
- a CDS encoding alpha/beta hydrolase produces the protein MIILKNNVLKRTGKKPISWDAFYKTSEKKKPLVIFCHGYKGFKDWGAWDLVAKAFAEAGFVFIKFNFSHNGGTIEQPIDFPDLDAFATNNYSLELDDLNDIINYSLSDTISINSEINPINVTLMGHSRGGGIVAIKAEEDPRVTNLITWASVCDYGSRFIKGNALKQWQNDGVFYVINGRTKQQMPHYYQFFENFKTNEKRLTIKRAIKQLTIPHLIIHGTNDIAVSHKEAEALHLWNLNSELFIIENANHVFGASHPWKENNLPKDLLKVVNKSLQFLIR, from the coding sequence ATGATTATTCTTAAAAACAATGTCTTAAAAAGAACTGGCAAAAAACCCATATCATGGGATGCTTTTTATAAAACTTCTGAAAAGAAAAAACCTTTGGTTATTTTTTGTCATGGCTATAAAGGGTTTAAAGATTGGGGCGCTTGGGATTTGGTTGCTAAAGCTTTTGCAGAAGCGGGGTTTGTATTTATAAAATTTAACTTTTCTCATAACGGAGGTACTATAGAGCAACCTATTGATTTTCCCGATTTAGATGCCTTTGCTACTAATAATTATTCTTTAGAGTTAGATGACTTAAACGATATTATTAATTATTCTCTATCTGATACTATCTCTATAAATTCTGAAATTAACCCAATTAACGTTACTTTAATGGGTCATTCACGTGGTGGAGGTATTGTAGCAATAAAAGCAGAAGAAGATCCTCGAGTTACTAATTTAATTACTTGGGCATCTGTTTGCGATTATGGAAGCAGGTTTATTAAAGGTAATGCTTTAAAACAATGGCAAAACGATGGTGTTTTTTATGTTATCAATGGCCGTACTAAACAACAAATGCCACATTACTATCAGTTTTTCGAAAATTTTAAAACTAATGAAAAACGATTAACTATTAAACGAGCGATAAAGCAATTAACTATTCCTCATCTTATTATTCACGGTACAAATGATATAGCTGTTTCTCATAAAGAGGCAGAAGCATTACATTTATGGAATCTTAATAGTGAATTATTTATTATTGAAAATGCAAATCATGTTTTTGGTGCTTCACATCCTTGGAAAGAAAATAATTTGCCAAAAGACTTGCTAAAAGTTGTAAATAAGAGTCTTCAGTTTTTAATAAGATGA
- a CDS encoding OmpA family protein — MKNLSKLLLILFITMSFSNLNAQDKNNPWAIGIGTNAVDFFPTGNDSPFSEGLFDDFFGFDNYNFVSSVTTVSVSRYISDGFSFGIMGSYNLIENFGELPVDDLTYFGLDGTFFFNFSEIINLGILEPYIGLGSGFTWVDDIGSGTLNGTLGLNFRLSDKVGFNVQTSYKNSYDASRLADHFQHSVGLNFKFGGKDTDGDGIYDKNDACPDVPGLAEFNGCPDSDGDGIQDSKDTCPNEAGLAEFNGCPDSDGDGIADNKDNCPNVAGLKSLNGCPDADGDGVTDASDNCPNEAGPSANNGCPWPDSDGDGVLDKDDQCPNEVGTVANNGCPEVVVPTEEVQKQLTEYARTINFNSSRSTFKDDAFPTLQAITAILKEYPKANFRIEGHTDSTGSETGNQKLSEARAKAVLDYLVTNGISSNRLTSQGYGQGSPIETNKTRAGRAANRRVEVKLVN; from the coding sequence ATGAAAAATCTTAGCAAACTATTGCTTATTTTATTTATAACAATGAGTTTTAGCAATTTGAATGCGCAGGATAAAAACAATCCTTGGGCTATAGGCATTGGTACAAATGCTGTAGACTTTTTCCCTACGGGAAATGATTCTCCTTTCAGTGAAGGGCTTTTTGATGACTTCTTTGGGTTTGATAATTACAATTTTGTGTCTTCTGTTACTACAGTTTCTGTTTCTAGATATATAAGTGATGGTTTCTCTTTTGGGATAATGGGATCTTATAATTTAATAGAAAACTTTGGAGAATTACCAGTTGATGATTTAACTTATTTTGGTTTAGACGGAACATTCTTCTTTAATTTTTCAGAAATAATTAATTTAGGAATTCTTGAACCATATATAGGGCTTGGATCTGGGTTTACTTGGGTTGATGATATTGGATCTGGAACTTTAAATGGTACCCTTGGATTAAATTTCCGTTTAAGTGACAAAGTTGGTTTTAATGTACAGACATCTTATAAAAATTCTTATGATGCAAGTCGTTTAGCAGATCATTTTCAACATTCTGTTGGGCTTAATTTTAAATTTGGTGGTAAAGATACAGATGGTGATGGTATTTATGATAAAAACGATGCCTGCCCAGATGTTCCTGGGTTAGCAGAGTTTAATGGTTGTCCTGATTCTGATGGGGATGGCATTCAAGATTCTAAAGATACTTGCCCTAACGAAGCTGGTTTAGCAGAGTTTAACGGTTGCCCAGATTCTGATGGGGATGGTATTGCAGACAACAAAGATAATTGCCCTAATGTAGCTGGATTAAAATCATTAAATGGTTGTCCTGATGCTGATGGGGATGGTGTTACTGATGCTAGCGATAATTGTCCTAATGAAGCTGGACCATCTGCAAACAATGGTTGTCCTTGGCCAGATTCTGATGGTGATGGTGTTTTAGATAAAGATGATCAATGTCCTAATGAAGTTGGTACTGTTGCAAATAATGGTTGTCCAGAAGTTGTAGTTCCTACTGAGGAAGTACAAAAGCAATTAACAGAATATGCTAGAACAATTAACTTTAATTCAAGTAGATCTACTTTTAAAGATGATGCTTTCCCAACATTACAAGCAATTACAGCAATTTTAAAAGAATATCCTAAAGCTAATTTTAGAATAGAAGGTCATACCGATAGCACTGGTAGTGAAACAGGTAATCAAAAATTATCTGAAGCTAGAGCTAAGGCTGTATTAGATTATTTAGTAACAAATGGTATTTCTTCAAACAGATTAACCTCTCAAGGTTATGGTCAAGGTTCTCCAATTGAAACTAATAAAACTAGAGCTGGTAGAGCTGCTAACAGACGTGTTGAAGTAAAACTTGTAAACTAA
- a CDS encoding PD-(D/E)XK nuclease family protein, which translates to MTSFINDVLISLQKKEVDFSQLTFILPSKRAGNFLKHELSKLVSQTIFAPEILSIEEFVEELSQLKQITNTELLFKFYEIYLKITPKENIESFDTFSKWAQIILQDFNEIDRYLIPQEQIFDYLNAIQETNHWSLESNQTPLIKNYLLFWKQLKQYYKNLSDVLITTGIGYQGLIYRESVENLENYIQANSRKQHIFIGFNALNTAESTIIQELLHNQLAEIYWDTDITFFNAKNHDASLFLKQHKVNWKYFYNNPFNWLADNYSKEKNISVVGVPKNIGQAKYIGNILEGFKKVNPTLNNTAIVLSDENLLIPVLNSIPNSIDALNITMGFPLKSIPLASLFEQLFQLQMHHTDSLYYKDVIAIISHPFVRPLYLAEGEDNAEKIIDSIRTNNFLFISTDKLKELSKENLVITSLLFNTWKNDSNITLQQCLKLMVLMKERLDLDKDKNLLSLEYLYRFNEVFNMLNTLNVTYKYATNIRAIYTIYKELLSSETLDFQGKPLQGLQIMGMLESRVLDFETVIISSVNEGILPSGKSNNSFIPFDVKLENGLPTYKEKDAVYTYHFYRLIQRAKNVYVLYNTEPDVLNGNEKSRFITQLEIEGIHKLNQTIITPKTPQIKKFSEVILKNESVLKKIRSLALKGFSPSSLSNYIRNPIDFYYQKILGIREEETVEEVVAANTLGTVIHNTLEDFYKPIEGHFLTIDHLDAMHLNINKMVTHHFKTIYKEGTLTQGKNLIIFEIAKRYISNFLNTERDHIKKGNTIKIIEIETDLQIPISIPELNFPITVNGKVDRVDEFNGKLRIIDYKSGKVEQGKVEIVNWEDITTDYDKYSKSFQILMYAFMMHKRKSLNFPIEVGIISFKNLNAGFLKFAKKDRLGAHAKKDFNITSETLDAFYNELKALIIEICNPNIDFIEKEL; encoded by the coding sequence ATGACTAGTTTTATAAACGATGTATTAATATCACTTCAAAAAAAAGAAGTTGATTTTTCTCAGCTTACTTTTATATTACCAAGTAAACGCGCTGGTAATTTTTTAAAACACGAACTATCAAAATTAGTTTCTCAAACAATTTTCGCTCCAGAGATTTTGAGTATTGAGGAGTTTGTAGAAGAGTTATCTCAATTAAAACAAATTACTAATACAGAGCTTCTTTTTAAATTTTATGAAATATACCTTAAAATTACTCCAAAAGAAAATATTGAATCATTTGATACTTTTTCAAAATGGGCTCAAATAATCCTTCAAGATTTTAACGAAATAGATCGATATTTAATTCCACAAGAGCAAATTTTTGATTATTTAAATGCTATTCAAGAAACTAATCATTGGTCTCTAGAAAGTAATCAAACACCTCTTATTAAAAACTATTTACTGTTTTGGAAGCAGCTTAAGCAATATTATAAAAATTTAAGTGATGTATTAATAACTACTGGAATTGGATATCAAGGTTTAATTTATAGAGAAAGTGTTGAAAACTTAGAGAATTATATTCAAGCAAACTCAAGAAAACAACACATTTTTATTGGTTTTAATGCGTTAAATACTGCTGAATCCACCATCATACAGGAGTTACTTCACAATCAGTTAGCAGAAATTTACTGGGATACAGATATTACTTTTTTTAATGCTAAAAATCACGATGCAAGCTTATTCTTAAAACAACATAAAGTTAATTGGAAATACTTTTACAATAACCCTTTTAATTGGCTTGCAGATAACTACTCTAAAGAAAAAAATATTTCGGTAGTAGGAGTTCCAAAAAATATAGGGCAAGCAAAATATATAGGTAATATTTTAGAGGGTTTTAAAAAAGTAAATCCTACACTAAATAATACAGCTATAGTTTTAAGTGACGAAAATTTACTAATTCCTGTTTTAAACTCTATACCCAATAGTATAGATGCTCTAAATATTACTATGGGATTTCCATTAAAATCTATCCCTTTAGCATCATTATTTGAGCAGTTATTTCAGTTGCAAATGCATCATACAGATTCATTATATTATAAAGATGTTATTGCTATTATTTCACATCCTTTTGTTAGACCTTTATACTTAGCTGAAGGTGAAGATAATGCCGAAAAAATAATCGACAGTATTCGTACAAATAACTTCTTATTTATTTCTACAGATAAATTAAAGGAGTTATCTAAAGAGAATTTAGTAATTACTTCACTTCTATTTAATACTTGGAAAAATGACTCTAATATAACGTTACAACAATGCTTAAAGTTAATGGTTTTAATGAAAGAGCGCTTAGATCTAGATAAGGATAAAAACCTCCTTAGCTTAGAGTATCTCTATCGTTTTAACGAAGTATTTAACATGCTCAACACGTTAAATGTCACTTATAAATATGCTACAAATATTAGAGCAATTTATACTATATATAAAGAGCTTTTAAGCTCAGAAACTTTAGATTTTCAAGGTAAACCTTTACAAGGTCTTCAAATAATGGGAATGTTAGAATCTCGTGTTTTGGATTTTGAAACTGTTATTATTTCATCGGTAAACGAAGGTATTCTTCCTTCTGGAAAAAGCAATAATTCATTTATTCCTTTTGATGTAAAACTCGAAAATGGATTGCCAACTTACAAAGAAAAAGATGCGGTTTATACTTATCATTTTTACAGATTAATTCAACGCGCTAAAAATGTATACGTTTTATACAATACAGAACCCGACGTCTTAAACGGTAATGAAAAAAGCAGGTTTATAACGCAATTAGAAATTGAAGGCATTCACAAGTTAAATCAAACTATTATTACTCCAAAAACTCCTCAAATTAAAAAGTTCAGTGAGGTGATTTTAAAAAATGAATCCGTTTTAAAAAAAATTAGATCATTAGCCTTAAAAGGGTTTTCTCCATCTTCTTTATCTAATTATATTCGAAATCCTATAGATTTTTATTATCAAAAGATATTAGGTATTCGTGAAGAGGAAACTGTAGAAGAAGTTGTAGCTGCAAATACATTAGGAACTGTTATACACAATACATTAGAAGATTTTTATAAACCTATTGAAGGCCATTTTTTAACTATAGACCATTTAGATGCTATGCATTTAAATATAAACAAAATGGTAACACATCATTTTAAAACCATTTATAAAGAAGGTACTTTAACCCAAGGTAAGAATTTAATCATTTTTGAAATTGCCAAACGTTATATCTCTAACTTTTTAAATACAGAGAGAGATCACATTAAAAAAGGGAATACAATTAAAATTATTGAAATTGAAACCGATTTACAAATTCCTATTTCTATTCCTGAATTAAATTTCCCTATAACTGTAAATGGAAAAGTAGATCGAGTAGATGAGTTTAATGGTAAGCTTCGTATTATTGATTATAAATCAGGGAAAGTAGAACAAGGTAAAGTTGAAATTGTTAATTGGGAAGACATCACAACTGATTACGACAAATACAGCAAGAGTTTTCAAATATTAATGTATGCATTTATGATGCATAAACGAAAGTCGTTAAATTTTCCTATTGAAGTAGGGATCATTTCATTTAAAAATTTAAATGCTGGGTTTTTAAAATTTGCAAAAAAAGACAGACTTGGAGCCCATGCTAAAAAAGATTTTAATATTACATCAGAAACTCTTGATGCATTTTATAATGAATTAAAAGCACTAATTATAGAAATTTGTAATCCTAATATTGATTTTATAGAAAAAGAGTTATGA
- the kbl gene encoding glycine C-acetyltransferase: MYGNIKQYLQNEIQNIKDNGLYKEERVITSAQEAEITLNTGETVLNFCANNYLGLSSHPEVVQAAKDTMDTHGFGMSSVRFICGTQDIHKKLEQTIADFYETEDTILYAAAFDANGGVFEPLLTAEDAIISDSLNHASIIDGVRLCKAARYRYQNGDMDGLEKQLQEANANGARFKIIVTDGVFSMDGLVAPLDKICDLADKYDALVMVDECHAAGFIGKTGRGTLEEKDVMGRVDIITGTLGKALGGAMGGYTTGKKEIIDILRQRSRPYLFSNSLAPAIVGASIKVFELLKNDTTLRDQVESNTNYFKTEMKKAGFDIVDGDSAIVPVMLYDAKLSQTMANMLLEEGIYVIGFFFPVVPKDKARIRVQLSAAHTKEHLDKAIKSFISVGKHLQII, translated from the coding sequence ATGTACGGTAATATAAAACAATATTTACAAAACGAAATTCAAAACATAAAAGATAACGGGCTTTATAAAGAAGAACGTGTCATAACCTCTGCTCAAGAAGCCGAAATCACTTTAAATACAGGCGAAACAGTACTTAATTTTTGTGCTAATAATTATTTAGGATTATCCTCACACCCAGAAGTTGTTCAAGCAGCAAAAGATACTATGGACACACATGGGTTTGGAATGTCGTCAGTAAGATTTATTTGCGGAACTCAAGATATTCATAAAAAACTAGAGCAAACTATTGCAGATTTTTACGAAACTGAAGATACTATTTTATATGCTGCTGCTTTTGATGCAAACGGTGGTGTTTTCGAGCCTTTGTTAACAGCCGAAGATGCTATAATATCAGACTCTTTAAATCATGCTTCAATAATTGATGGAGTGCGTTTATGTAAAGCTGCACGTTATCGTTATCAAAATGGAGATATGGATGGTCTCGAAAAACAATTACAGGAAGCCAATGCTAATGGAGCTCGATTTAAAATAATTGTTACAGATGGTGTGTTTTCTATGGATGGGTTAGTAGCTCCTTTAGACAAAATTTGTGATCTAGCAGATAAATACGACGCTTTAGTAATGGTAGACGAATGTCATGCTGCTGGGTTTATAGGTAAAACTGGTCGTGGTACACTAGAAGAAAAAGATGTAATGGGTCGTGTAGATATTATTACTGGTACTTTAGGTAAAGCTCTTGGAGGTGCCATGGGTGGGTATACTACCGGTAAAAAAGAAATTATAGATATATTACGTCAACGCTCTAGACCTTATCTGTTTTCAAACTCTTTAGCTCCTGCAATAGTTGGTGCTTCTATAAAAGTATTTGAGTTACTTAAAAACGACACAACTTTAAGAGATCAAGTAGAGTCGAATACCAATTATTTTAAAACTGAAATGAAAAAAGCAGGCTTTGATATTGTAGATGGAGATTCTGCTATAGTACCAGTAATGCTTTATGACGCAAAACTTTCTCAAACAATGGCTAATATGCTTTTAGAAGAAGGTATTTACGTAATTGGATTCTTTTTTCCAGTAGTTCCAAAAGATAAAGCAAGAATAAGAGTACAACTATCTGCAGCTCATACAAAAGAGCATTTAGATAAGGCTATCAAGAGCTTTATTAGTGTTGGTAAACATTTACAAATTATTTGA
- a CDS encoding superoxide dismutase, whose protein sequence is MAFELPQLKYAYDALEPHIDARTMEIHHSKHHNGYTNNLNNAISGTDLENKSIEDILKNLDMSNGAVRNNGGGFYNHSLFWEVMNPEGKGRLSGELKDAIEAAYGDVDTFKDAFSKAAATRFGSGWAWLCVHEGGRVEVCSTPNQDNPLMPSVGCGGTPILGLDVWEHAYYLNYQNRRPDYINAFFNVINWNEVERRYAEAK, encoded by the coding sequence ATGGCTTTTGAATTACCACAATTAAAATATGCCTACGATGCTTTAGAACCTCATATTGATGCACGCACGATGGAGATCCACCATTCTAAACACCACAACGGATATACAAATAATTTAAATAATGCTATTTCTGGAACAGATTTAGAAAATAAGTCTATTGAAGATATTTTAAAAAACCTTGATATGTCTAATGGGGCGGTAAGAAATAATGGAGGCGGATTTTATAATCACTCTTTATTTTGGGAAGTAATGAATCCGGAAGGTAAAGGACGTTTGTCGGGAGAATTAAAAGATGCTATTGAAGCAGCTTACGGTGATGTTGATACTTTTAAAGACGCTTTTAGTAAAGCTGCAGCTACTAGATTTGGTTCTGGTTGGGCTTGGTTGTGTGTACATGAAGGCGGAAGAGTAGAAGTATGCTCTACGCCAAATCAAGACAACCCATTAATGCCAAGTGTTGGCTGTGGAGGTACTCCAATTTTAGGATTAGATGTTTGGGAGCATGCCTATTACTTAAATTATCAGAATCGTCGTCCGGATTATATTAATGCATTTTTTAATGTGATTAATTGGAATGAAGTTGAAAGACGTTATGCTGAAGCAAAATAA
- a CDS encoding universal stress protein — protein MKNILVPIGNSKNVLSHLQYAIDFAASFGATLYLVQVYNVYAKAGTMIKVDDILEREGQVYLNELIEKVDTKNVTIIPRTIKGSLVDTLELAAKKADIDLILIEPRTTSIKDEVFLGKTSGRIIKKTNIPALIVPDNYTFKPVNKILMAVKSAIIKKTGVLNPLQVLKAHFEATVNLLLVKTPYHKEGDFEINTELSGIITDTTKTENATTFQGVLEHYQSNAPDMLCVVRRKRGFFTKKWEKNTILKKQFHSSIPVLVLRGLK, from the coding sequence ATGAAGAATATTTTAGTTCCTATTGGTAATTCTAAAAATGTACTAAGCCATTTGCAGTATGCTATTGATTTTGCGGCATCTTTTGGCGCTACATTATATTTAGTACAAGTATATAATGTTTATGCCAAAGCAGGTACGATGATTAAAGTAGACGATATTTTAGAACGTGAAGGTCAAGTTTATTTAAATGAACTTATAGAAAAGGTAGATACCAAAAACGTAACAATTATCCCCAGAACCATAAAAGGCAGTTTGGTAGATACTTTAGAGTTAGCCGCAAAGAAAGCAGATATTGATTTAATTTTAATCGAACCAAGAACAACGTCTATAAAAGATGAAGTGTTTTTGGGGAAAACATCAGGAAGAATTATTAAAAAAACCAATATACCTGCATTAATCGTCCCTGATAATTATACGTTTAAACCGGTTAATAAAATTTTAATGGCTGTAAAATCTGCCATCATTAAAAAAACGGGGGTTTTAAACCCATTACAAGTATTAAAAGCACATTTTGAAGCTACAGTAAATCTATTATTAGTAAAAACGCCATACCATAAAGAAGGTGATTTTGAAATTAACACAGAACTATCAGGAATAATTACAGATACTACAAAAACAGAAAACGCTACAACATTTCAAGGAGTTTTAGAGCATTACCAATCTAACGCTCCAGACATGCTTTGTGTGGTACGTCGTAAGCGAGGATTTTTTACCAAAAAATGGGAGAAAAATACCATCCTAAAAAAGCAATTTCACAGCTCTATACCAGTTTTAGTATTAAGAGGGCTTAAATAG